In Geopsychrobacter electrodiphilus DSM 16401, a single window of DNA contains:
- a CDS encoding cytochrome c3 family protein encodes MKKVLLSAIVAILMASPAFAVITGSAHDFSGMLPTVTTEICVYCHTPHNADTTVTNAPLWDHTTTTASYTLYSSATLNATMAQPSGISKLCLSCHDNTVAVDSFGVNAGASTISVAVPGTTANLGTNLGDDHPVGFLYDSALASADGGLNDPGTTTAVSDLLFAGQMECASCHDVHNNGPATASALLRVDNAGSALCLTCHAK; translated from the coding sequence ATGAAAAAAGTTCTGTTAAGCGCAATTGTTGCGATCCTGATGGCCAGCCCGGCCTTCGCCGTCATCACCGGCTCAGCCCACGACTTCAGCGGTATGCTGCCAACCGTCACCACCGAGATCTGCGTTTATTGCCACACCCCGCACAACGCTGACACCACCGTTACCAACGCACCGCTGTGGGACCACACGACCACCACCGCTTCGTACACCCTCTACAGCAGCGCCACCCTGAATGCGACCATGGCGCAGCCATCGGGCATCAGCAAGCTCTGTCTCTCCTGCCACGACAACACTGTTGCCGTTGACAGCTTCGGCGTTAACGCCGGGGCCAGCACCATATCTGTTGCAGTACCTGGAACGACCGCCAACCTCGGCACCAACCTGGGTGACGACCACCCGGTCGGATTCCTCTATGACTCAGCCCTGGCTAGCGCTGATGGCGGTCTGAACGACCCAGGTACGACCACAGCAGTTTCAGACCTGCTTTTCGCTGGCCAGATGGAGTGCGCCTCCTGCCACGACGTTCACAACAATGGCCCGGCAACGGCCTCTGCCTTGTTGCGCGTCGACAACGCTGGTTCGGCCCTCTGTCTAACCTGCCACGCCAAGTAA
- a CDS encoding cytochrome c3 family protein, with the protein MVKRLFIVPLLLLMLVSSSYALDIVYPGDGTYVIHSDFLIIQAGPNVDGLTLDIAGEKSDLFDISGAEYKAAFGDFLIVQPSWAPGKNTVKVEAYKAGKKVSDKTTSFFFQNNPLEPPPQGFKRFVMHTPEQEAFCVGCHNMNPTPDQLEMVGEKNPCASCHKRMLNHKYVHGPAGAWQCAYCHDSKSRPAKYQPRSLNGDLCAECHEDIIEKFKASKLLHGPVAVSMCGICHDSHASDYPAQVVLPVNKLCLGCHEGVDKGPHVITGFTGKQHPLEGVPDPSRPQRDLACSGCHDPHSGSARYYFQGGVTSRMMLCQRCHQK; encoded by the coding sequence ATGGTTAAAAGATTGTTCATCGTTCCCCTCCTTTTATTGATGCTGGTCTCTTCGTCTTATGCCCTGGATATCGTCTACCCGGGGGATGGTACTTATGTGATCCACTCTGATTTTCTTATTATTCAGGCGGGTCCGAATGTTGATGGCTTAACCCTTGATATTGCTGGGGAAAAGAGTGATCTTTTCGACATTTCAGGTGCCGAATATAAAGCCGCTTTTGGTGATTTTCTGATTGTTCAACCGAGCTGGGCGCCAGGTAAAAATACGGTCAAGGTTGAAGCCTACAAGGCCGGCAAGAAAGTCTCCGACAAAACAACAAGTTTCTTCTTTCAGAATAATCCGCTCGAGCCACCACCCCAGGGGTTTAAGCGTTTTGTGATGCACACCCCTGAGCAAGAGGCTTTTTGCGTGGGTTGCCACAATATGAACCCGACCCCTGATCAGCTTGAAATGGTTGGAGAGAAAAATCCCTGTGCCAGTTGTCATAAGCGCATGCTCAATCATAAGTATGTTCATGGTCCGGCCGGGGCCTGGCAGTGTGCCTACTGTCATGACAGCAAGAGTAGACCGGCCAAATATCAGCCAAGGTCGCTAAATGGCGATCTCTGTGCTGAATGCCATGAAGATATTATTGAAAAATTTAAGGCATCGAAACTCTTGCACGGGCCAGTGGCCGTTTCGATGTGTGGTATTTGTCACGATTCGCACGCATCTGACTATCCCGCACAAGTGGTGTTACCTGTCAATAAATTATGCCTTGGCTGCCACGAAGGGGTCGATAAGGGGCCTCATGTAATCACTGGTTTTACCGGGAAACAGCATCCACTTGAGGGGGTGCCCGATCCTAGTCGACCACAGCGCGATTTGGCCTGTTCCGGTTGCCACGATCCACATTCCGGGTCTGCACGGTATTATTTTCAAGGGGGTGTCACTTCCCGCATGATGCTCTGCCAGAGGTGTCATCAGAAATAG